The following coding sequences are from one Chromatiales bacterium window:
- the moaC gene encoding cyclic pyranopterin monophosphate synthase MoaC has translation MNDDEPRLTHLNEAGEAHMVDVGDKTPARRRAIASGLIRMDRRTLEMIADGAHPKGDVFAVARVAGIMAAKRASETVPLCHPLALSRVAVDLGTDREINAVVVHATAETTGPTGVEIEALAAVQATLLTVYDMCKAVDRGMVIDQVRLEHKSGGRSGTWERTRQA, from the coding sequence ATGAACGACGACGAACCCAGACTCACGCATCTGAACGAGGCCGGCGAAGCGCACATGGTCGATGTCGGCGACAAAACACCCGCGCGTCGCCGTGCCATTGCCAGCGGTCTGATTCGCATGGATCGACGCACGCTGGAGATGATCGCGGACGGCGCCCATCCAAAAGGCGATGTGTTTGCCGTCGCGCGTGTGGCCGGCATCATGGCCGCCAAACGTGCTTCCGAAACCGTTCCACTGTGTCACCCGCTGGCGCTTTCGCGCGTCGCAGTGGACCTGGGAACCGATCGCGAGATCAATGCGGTTGTCGTTCACGCGACCGCGGAGACGACCGGACCGACCGGCGTGGAAATCGAGGCCCTCGCCGCCGTGCAGGCCACGCTGCTGACGGTCTACGACATGTGCAAGGCGGTGGATCGCGGGATGGTGATCGACCAGGTGCGGCTCGAGCACAAATCCGGCGGTCGATCCGGCACCTGGGAACGCACACGCCAAGCCTGA
- a CDS encoding glycosyltransferase, protein MAGRMVDAPGRLIAVMHSPASAPDPDWLAGLDGQGTIALLGVESDAGARPEDGRLDAVHMPWNELRDRAGLANARFVVLLAPQAAIAPLGFARLEHAFSADSKLVAVAPLSGAGVHAAPLPADSAHDQRASDPLDAQVFCASRRLVIETREPVGPCLCLQVDALPHGDSFGCTLADLLAALRDGGARIGLCDHVFVGHPALPVARAAQDDPHALARGDALDELRVALRDAHSRIAGYPGADRKPVVLHVTHSWGGGIARFVHDFIAADAARHHLQLRSEGQWKRCEHGQSLALYYGNERDPLRRWVLDAPNGDIETNSLDYDNVLDSVLSDYGVDAVLVSSLIGHTITALETGRPTVFVFHDMVMFAARLTPGQDPLAGHVHRLDANPYASVFADLGPQRWARRMQRFVAAVETRQVALIAPSGAAARLVGELSDGRLPPATVIEHGLEPVGESAADDAELQRVSRTGKPLLLVPGRMSPEKGRLLIVRNLDALLGAWDIVLLGAGVGGDQVPMCTGLTMIENYEPAQLASYVNALQPSLAWIPSQIAETFSYIALELQELAIPLVATAIGALGERIERGGGALLPDDEREAIAELVALAADPGRLAAARTRSVGERDAEAMVADYAALLGPVEVSELRYRPRMPDAEQSFWNAVTERRARAFEHLEIHASVVERELENTRGHFRRATDQLQRERDEHQGHLNAINQDRQIEHAHFVQERARVMADQERLLDRLKAHDELVERHGRLLEQLRAHDALVERHDKLLGRHNQLLERHEQLDATLREVSAVRDKLVDYSETLKDQLRDTRERLETSERSRLALESEHSLTQQRLNLIENSRSWRITRPLRSATEYARRIRSRLRPGAVQPESGEPAQPVATPIRLDTSEKPRISLIVLASRSRVPVRSSLNALASHRPEVAHEVLVAGADAEALNDVEGVRAIDAAAGAEVPRLLAAAVADARAEKLIFIDAGCVPGAGAVDLLYAAAVADSTAIVGGSLADVHGQLVAAGLRVLENGGVKPRGAGERADAARFGFFTEVDALGPGAIAMTRATFEALGGVSAAADSFESAAYELSVSARLAGRRVFVQPRALFQSSTAGSALERLRSARAASESSNIDWPSRRERPTLVLIDAIMPTPDQDSGSLRIVRLMQAVQSLGMHVVFFPANGSCHGDYGDQLRDLGIEVYCNWQPRAEAWFRNHGAGVAAVLVSRHHIAGRYADLIRRHAPQARFIFDTVDLHYLREQREAELRNDDQRRADAARTRQQEIGVMKSADVTLVVSPVERELLLRENPGLVVEVVSNIHEPEPESSRADFGQRSGVLFVGGFRHPPNVDAAQWLVWDIWPRVRRQLPDAELMLVGSNITEEVRALSGDGVTVMGFVPDLDALLRRVRLTVAPLRFGAGVKGKINSSMSFGVPAVATAVAVEGMGLVDGEDVLVADDAVTFADQIVRAYTDSALWRRLAAGGVRNIEENFSTARARETLARILDRPAD, encoded by the coding sequence ATGGCCGGTCGGATGGTCGACGCACCCGGTCGGCTGATTGCAGTCATGCATTCGCCTGCGAGTGCGCCGGATCCGGATTGGCTCGCAGGGCTGGACGGACAGGGCACAATCGCATTGCTGGGTGTCGAATCCGACGCGGGAGCGCGCCCGGAGGACGGCAGACTCGATGCGGTGCACATGCCCTGGAATGAACTGCGCGATCGAGCGGGCTTAGCCAACGCGAGATTCGTGGTGCTGCTTGCACCGCAGGCCGCGATCGCGCCGCTCGGCTTCGCACGGCTCGAACACGCATTCAGCGCCGATTCGAAACTGGTCGCGGTCGCGCCGTTGAGCGGCGCCGGCGTGCACGCCGCGCCGCTTCCAGCGGATTCTGCGCACGACCAGCGCGCCTCCGACCCACTGGATGCGCAGGTCTTTTGCGCATCCCGTCGTCTGGTCATCGAAACCCGCGAGCCCGTCGGTCCGTGTCTTTGTCTCCAGGTGGACGCATTGCCGCACGGGGATTCGTTCGGCTGCACGCTTGCGGATCTGCTCGCAGCGCTGCGGGACGGCGGTGCACGCATCGGTCTTTGCGACCATGTCTTCGTAGGGCACCCCGCGCTGCCGGTGGCGCGCGCGGCGCAGGACGATCCGCATGCCCTCGCACGCGGCGATGCGCTCGACGAGTTGCGCGTCGCGTTGCGCGATGCACACAGCAGGATCGCCGGATATCCGGGTGCGGATCGCAAACCCGTGGTGTTGCATGTCACGCACAGCTGGGGCGGCGGTATTGCGCGCTTCGTACACGACTTCATCGCCGCCGATGCGGCGCGCCATCATCTGCAGCTGCGTTCCGAAGGGCAATGGAAGCGTTGTGAGCATGGACAGTCGCTGGCCCTGTACTACGGCAATGAACGCGACCCACTGCGACGATGGGTGCTGGATGCGCCGAACGGTGATATTGAAACGAACAGTTTGGACTATGACAACGTTCTCGACAGCGTGCTGAGCGACTACGGGGTGGACGCCGTGCTCGTGTCCTCGTTGATCGGCCACACGATCACAGCGTTGGAAACAGGTCGCCCCACGGTGTTCGTCTTCCACGACATGGTGATGTTCGCAGCGCGGCTGACGCCGGGTCAGGATCCCCTGGCCGGGCATGTGCATCGGTTGGACGCAAACCCGTACGCGAGCGTGTTCGCCGATCTCGGACCGCAACGCTGGGCGCGGCGGATGCAGCGTTTCGTCGCGGCGGTGGAAACCCGGCAAGTCGCACTGATTGCGCCCTCTGGGGCGGCGGCGCGACTCGTGGGCGAGCTGTCGGACGGGCGCCTGCCGCCAGCTACGGTGATCGAGCACGGGCTCGAACCGGTGGGCGAATCTGCCGCGGATGACGCCGAGCTCCAGCGAGTTTCCCGAACGGGCAAACCGCTGTTGCTGGTGCCCGGACGCATGTCTCCGGAGAAGGGGCGCCTGCTGATCGTGCGTAACCTGGACGCGCTGCTCGGCGCCTGGGACATCGTGCTGCTGGGGGCGGGCGTTGGCGGGGATCAGGTCCCGATGTGCACGGGTCTGACGATGATCGAAAACTACGAGCCGGCGCAGCTCGCGAGTTACGTCAACGCGCTGCAACCTTCGCTTGCGTGGATTCCATCGCAGATCGCCGAAACGTTTTCCTATATCGCGCTCGAACTGCAAGAGCTGGCTATTCCGCTGGTCGCGACCGCGATCGGCGCGCTTGGTGAGCGCATCGAGCGGGGTGGCGGCGCATTGCTGCCTGACGACGAACGCGAAGCGATCGCCGAACTCGTCGCGCTGGCTGCAGACCCCGGGCGTCTCGCTGCGGCCCGTACCCGGTCTGTCGGTGAGCGTGATGCAGAGGCGATGGTTGCAGACTATGCCGCCCTGCTCGGGCCTGTCGAGGTCAGCGAGCTACGTTATCGGCCCCGCATGCCGGACGCCGAACAGTCGTTCTGGAACGCCGTCACGGAGCGCCGCGCACGCGCGTTCGAGCACCTGGAAATTCACGCGTCGGTCGTCGAGCGCGAACTGGAGAACACTCGCGGTCACTTCCGGCGGGCCACGGATCAGTTGCAGCGCGAGCGTGATGAACACCAGGGACATCTGAATGCGATCAATCAGGATCGTCAGATCGAGCATGCGCATTTCGTGCAGGAACGCGCGCGGGTCATGGCGGATCAGGAGAGACTGCTCGATCGGCTCAAGGCGCACGATGAACTGGTGGAACGTCACGGGCGGCTCCTGGAGCAACTGCGTGCGCACGACGCGCTCGTTGAACGTCACGACAAGTTGCTGGGCCGGCACAACCAGCTTCTGGAGCGTCATGAACAGCTTGACGCCACCCTGCGCGAAGTCAGTGCGGTCCGCGACAAGCTGGTCGACTACTCCGAAACCCTCAAGGATCAGCTTCGCGATACGCGCGAACGGCTGGAAACGAGCGAAAGATCGCGGCTTGCGCTGGAATCCGAGCACAGCCTGACACAGCAGCGCCTGAACCTGATCGAGAACAGTCGCTCCTGGCGCATCACCAGACCCCTGCGCTCGGCGACGGAGTACGCCCGGCGTATTCGCTCCCGGTTGCGCCCGGGTGCTGTGCAACCGGAATCTGGCGAACCTGCACAGCCGGTGGCCACGCCGATCAGGCTGGATACGAGCGAGAAACCCCGCATTTCGCTGATTGTCCTGGCCAGTCGTTCCCGCGTCCCGGTTCGTTCGTCGCTCAATGCGCTTGCCAGCCACAGGCCGGAGGTTGCCCATGAAGTCCTCGTCGCGGGCGCCGACGCCGAGGCGTTGAATGATGTGGAAGGGGTTCGTGCGATTGATGCAGCAGCGGGCGCGGAAGTCCCGCGTCTGCTCGCAGCCGCCGTGGCTGACGCGCGGGCGGAAAAGCTGATTTTCATCGATGCCGGCTGCGTCCCGGGGGCAGGTGCCGTCGATCTGTTGTACGCGGCCGCTGTCGCGGATTCGACGGCGATTGTTGGTGGTTCCCTGGCCGACGTCCACGGACAGTTGGTCGCTGCGGGGTTGAGAGTCCTGGAGAATGGCGGTGTCAAGCCGCGTGGTGCCGGCGAGCGCGCGGATGCCGCCCGCTTTGGATTTTTTACCGAAGTGGATGCGCTGGGGCCCGGGGCAATCGCAATGACGCGCGCGACCTTCGAGGCGCTCGGTGGGGTCTCCGCTGCCGCGGATTCGTTCGAATCCGCGGCGTATGAACTCAGCGTGAGCGCGCGACTGGCCGGGCGCAGGGTTTTCGTGCAGCCGCGTGCGTTATTCCAGTCAAGCACCGCAGGTTCAGCGCTGGAACGCCTGCGCTCGGCAAGGGCGGCCTCCGAAAGTTCGAACATCGACTGGCCCAGCCGCCGCGAGCGGCCGACGCTCGTGCTCATCGACGCGATCATGCCCACACCCGATCAGGATTCGGGTTCTTTGCGTATCGTCAGGCTCATGCAGGCCGTGCAGTCGCTTGGCATGCATGTGGTGTTCTTTCCGGCAAACGGTTCGTGTCACGGCGATTACGGCGATCAGCTGCGCGATCTTGGTATCGAGGTCTATTGCAACTGGCAGCCGCGTGCCGAAGCGTGGTTTCGCAATCACGGCGCAGGTGTGGCGGCCGTGCTGGTCAGCCGCCATCACATCGCCGGTCGGTATGCCGATTTGATCCGACGTCACGCGCCGCAGGCCCGGTTCATCTTCGACACCGTGGATCTGCACTATCTGCGCGAGCAGCGCGAGGCCGAGTTGCGCAACGACGATCAGCGCCGTGCCGATGCCGCGCGGACCCGTCAGCAGGAGATTGGCGTGATGAAGTCCGCGGATGTGACGCTGGTCGTGAGCCCGGTCGAGCGGGAACTGCTGCTGCGAGAGAACCCCGGGCTCGTGGTGGAGGTGGTCTCCAACATCCATGAACCGGAACCGGAGTCGAGTCGCGCCGATTTTGGTCAGCGCTCGGGTGTTCTGTTCGTAGGCGGGTTCCGGCACCCGCCGAACGTGGATGCGGCCCAGTGGCTGGTCTGGGACATCTGGCCACGCGTCCGTCGACAGCTTCCCGATGCCGAACTCATGCTGGTCGGCAGCAACATCACCGAAGAGGTCCGCGCGCTGTCTGGCGACGGGGTCACGGTGATGGGTTTCGTTCCGGATCTCGACGCACTGCTGCGTCGCGTGCGTCTGACGGTGGCACCGCTGCGCTTTGGCGCCGGCGTCAAGGGCAAGATCAATTCGTCGATGAGCTTTGGTGTGCCGGCCGTGGCAACGGCGGTTGCGGTGGAGGGTATGGGGCTGGTCGATGGCGAGGACGTGCTCGTCGCTGACGATGCAGTCACATTCGCCGACCAGATCGTCCGCGCCTATACGGATTCCGCGCTCTGGCGGCGTCTGGCAGCAGGCGGTGTGCGCAACATCGAAGAGAACTTTTCCACCGCGCGCGCGAGAGAGACGCTGGCGCGAATTCTGGATCGCCCTGCGGACTGA
- a CDS encoding glycosyltransferase family 2 protein: MNLVSPGGLVVAIPIHGAAQLVERCVESVVASMAINPPFTLELRDDASPDAEIGALLDRYTQTPGVRIVRQPENLGFTRTANAAMDAAWRDDVILLNSDTVVANDWVARLRNAAHSAPDIASVTPFSNNATIASFPEFLIDNALAPGQSVAQLDRAFSSVNSGQTIDIPTAVGFCMYIRRDAIDRVGLFDAVSYPRGYGEENDWCMRALAAGLRNVLATDVYVFHKGGSSFGESRRELMQAGDRVLSAAHPHYGKLVRAFIDADPPRPFRERALAWLNIHQASAR, encoded by the coding sequence ATGAACCTCGTGTCTCCCGGCGGCCTGGTGGTCGCGATCCCGATCCATGGCGCGGCGCAGCTGGTCGAGCGCTGCGTGGAAAGCGTGGTCGCGAGCATGGCGATCAACCCGCCATTCACGCTTGAACTGCGCGATGACGCGAGCCCGGATGCGGAGATCGGCGCGCTGCTCGATCGTTACACGCAGACTCCCGGGGTGCGGATTGTTCGCCAGCCCGAGAATCTCGGATTCACCCGGACGGCCAACGCCGCGATGGATGCTGCCTGGCGTGATGACGTCATTCTGTTGAACAGCGACACAGTAGTTGCGAACGACTGGGTCGCGCGACTGCGAAACGCCGCGCATAGCGCGCCCGATATCGCGAGCGTCACGCCGTTTTCAAACAACGCGACGATTGCGAGTTTTCCGGAGTTCCTCATCGACAATGCCCTGGCGCCGGGGCAGAGCGTGGCGCAGCTCGATCGTGCTTTCTCCAGCGTGAATAGCGGCCAGACGATTGATATCCCGACGGCGGTGGGATTCTGCATGTACATCCGCCGCGATGCGATCGACCGGGTCGGCCTGTTCGATGCCGTAAGTTATCCGCGCGGCTACGGCGAGGAGAACGACTGGTGCATGCGTGCGCTGGCGGCCGGGCTGCGCAATGTGCTCGCCACGGATGTCTATGTCTTTCACAAGGGTGGCAGCAGTTTCGGCGAGTCGCGCCGTGAGTTGATGCAGGCCGGTGATCGAGTCCTCAGTGCCGCGCATCCACACTATGGGAAGCTGGTTCGGGCGTTCATCGATGCGGACCCGCCACGTCCGTTTCGGGAACGTGCGCTGGCCTGGTTGAACATCCACCAGGCGTCCGCCCGCTGA
- the ispF gene encoding 2-C-methyl-D-erythritol 2,4-cyclodiphosphate synthase, with the protein MRIGQGIDVHRFGPGDHVVLGGTRIPHSHGLVAHSDGDVVLHALCDALLGAGALGDIGRQFPDTDQRYRGIDSRELLRSVVARVAKVGYRVVNADLTVVAQAPRLAAHVDAMRANIASDLQIGVDAVGLKATTSEGLGFTGRGEGIAAFAVVLIESI; encoded by the coding sequence ATGCGAATCGGGCAGGGCATTGACGTGCATCGGTTCGGACCGGGCGACCATGTGGTGCTGGGCGGAACGCGCATTCCACACTCTCACGGTCTGGTCGCGCATTCCGATGGCGATGTGGTCCTGCATGCGCTTTGCGATGCGTTGCTGGGTGCGGGGGCACTCGGCGATATCGGCCGGCAGTTTCCGGATACCGATCAGCGCTATCGCGGCATCGATTCACGCGAACTCTTGCGCAGCGTGGTTGCAAGGGTGGCGAAGGTCGGTTATCGCGTTGTGAACGCGGACCTGACCGTCGTCGCGCAGGCGCCACGCCTCGCCGCGCATGTGGATGCAATGCGCGCGAACATCGCGAGCGACCTGCAGATCGGCGTCGATGCCGTTGGATTGAAGGCGACGACCAGCGAAGGGCTTGGCTTCACCGGACGCGGGGAGGGCATTGCGGCGTTTGCCGTCGTGCTGATTGAGTCGATATGA
- the ispD gene encoding 2-C-methyl-D-erythritol 4-phosphate cytidylyltransferase yields the protein MGSPGDRLWAVVPAAGTGRRMGVETPKQYLPLAGATVLDISLRALLQAPAVVGVVVALRADDMHWKQSQFHADARVTAVAGGVERVDSVLAALHTLRGRVSDDDWIAVHDAARPCLGISDIDRVFDAARQNGQAALLGVPVADTIKRVANGVVVQTVDRADLWQAYTPQVSRYRLLVDAIESALDRGLRITDEASALEAHGVRPAIVEGRIENIKITRAGDLERAEQFLSREIS from the coding sequence ATGGGCTCTCCAGGCGACCGACTCTGGGCAGTCGTGCCAGCCGCCGGCACGGGGCGCCGCATGGGCGTTGAGACGCCGAAACAGTATCTTCCGCTTGCCGGCGCAACCGTACTCGACATTAGCTTGCGGGCGCTGCTGCAAGCACCGGCGGTCGTAGGCGTGGTCGTAGCGCTGCGTGCCGACGACATGCACTGGAAGCAGTCTCAATTCCATGCGGATGCGCGGGTCACGGCGGTTGCCGGCGGCGTCGAGCGTGTCGACTCGGTGCTCGCAGCACTGCATACGCTTCGCGGTCGGGTCAGCGATGACGACTGGATCGCCGTCCACGACGCCGCGCGTCCCTGCCTGGGCATTTCCGATATAGATCGGGTGTTTGATGCGGCAAGGCAGAATGGCCAGGCGGCCCTGCTTGGGGTGCCAGTTGCCGACACCATCAAGCGCGTCGCGAACGGCGTCGTCGTTCAGACCGTGGATCGGGCGGATCTTTGGCAGGCCTATACACCGCAGGTTTCTCGCTATCGACTGCTGGTCGATGCAATCGAGTCGGCGCTTGACCGTGGATTGCGCATCACCGACGAAGCCTCGGCGCTCGAGGCCCATGGCGTCCGGCCGGCAATCGTTGAAGGGCGGATCGAGAACATCAAGATCACGCGTGCGGGCGATCTCGAACGCGCCGAACAGTTCCTTTCGCGGGAGATCAGCTGA
- the ftsB gene encoding cell division protein FtsB, protein MRWILLALIFLLVVVHYHLWFGDGGLIELRRLATQAEVEIAENVRLRERNLVLEREVEALRTDNEALEERARNELGLVRPGETFYQIVEPRANR, encoded by the coding sequence ATGCGCTGGATCCTTCTCGCACTGATTTTTCTGCTGGTGGTCGTGCACTACCACCTCTGGTTTGGTGACGGCGGTCTGATCGAACTACGCAGACTGGCGACGCAGGCCGAGGTCGAGATCGCCGAGAACGTGCGTCTGCGCGAACGCAATCTGGTTCTGGAGCGCGAAGTCGAGGCCCTGCGCACCGACAACGAGGCCCTTGAGGAGCGGGCGCGTAACGAACTCGGGCTCGTGCGTCCCGGTGAAACCTTCTACCAGATCGTAGAACCTCGGGCGAACCGGTAA
- a CDS encoding dicarboxylate/amino acid:cation symporter: protein MLKLKLHWQILIALVLAAAAGAIHESLPVGLAHFLLDTYEFVGKLFLNALKMLIVPLIVSSMIVGVGNLGGEGGFGRLGARTIVYYLSTSLIAILIGLVMVNVMQPGIDADGPVRDKVGFSAETASVTAKVQDRGAGDVVEVFIRMIPTNVVAAAADGQMLGLIFFSLLFGYFMVRIADGPAKTLLGFWTGVFEVMMRITELVMRFAPLGVFALVAKVISTTGFAALLPLLSFALTVLIALGLHIGVALPLILRMVGGVSPIRMYRAMSPALLTAFSTASSSATLPVTMDCVQANAGVSNRTASFVLPLGATVNMDGTALYECVAAIFIAQAYGLDLSLAQQFTIVWVALVTSIGVAGIPAASLVAITIILGIIGLPLEAIGLILAVDRVLDMCRTSVNVFSDSCGSVVIARLEGERPLASEPSSGRV from the coding sequence ATGCTGAAGCTCAAACTCCACTGGCAGATCCTGATTGCGCTGGTTCTGGCCGCGGCGGCCGGCGCCATTCATGAGAGCCTGCCGGTCGGGCTCGCGCATTTTCTGCTCGATACCTATGAGTTCGTCGGCAAGCTTTTCCTGAATGCGCTGAAGATGCTGATCGTCCCACTGATCGTCTCGTCGATGATCGTGGGCGTGGGCAACCTGGGTGGCGAGGGCGGGTTCGGGCGACTCGGCGCCCGAACCATCGTCTACTACCTCAGCACCAGTCTGATCGCAATCCTGATCGGGCTTGTGATGGTCAACGTGATGCAGCCCGGCATCGACGCCGATGGTCCGGTCCGCGACAAGGTCGGGTTTTCGGCCGAAACCGCGTCGGTCACGGCAAAGGTGCAGGATCGCGGCGCGGGAGACGTTGTCGAAGTCTTCATCCGCATGATTCCGACCAACGTCGTGGCCGCCGCCGCCGACGGTCAGATGCTCGGGCTCATCTTCTTCAGCCTGCTGTTCGGTTACTTCATGGTGCGGATCGCCGATGGTCCGGCGAAAACCCTGCTCGGCTTCTGGACCGGCGTGTTCGAGGTCATGATGCGGATCACCGAACTGGTGATGCGCTTCGCGCCGCTGGGCGTGTTCGCGCTGGTCGCGAAGGTGATTTCAACCACCGGTTTTGCCGCGCTTTTGCCGCTGCTGTCGTTTGCGCTGACGGTGCTCATCGCACTGGGTCTGCACATCGGCGTGGCCCTGCCGCTGATACTGCGAATGGTCGGCGGCGTTTCGCCGATTCGCATGTACCGGGCGATGAGTCCCGCGCTGTTGACGGCATTCTCAACCGCATCTTCGTCCGCGACCCTGCCGGTCACCATGGATTGCGTGCAGGCGAATGCCGGCGTGTCCAATCGGACTGCGAGCTTTGTACTGCCACTGGGTGCAACGGTCAACATGGACGGCACGGCCCTGTATGAGTGCGTCGCTGCGATCTTCATTGCCCAGGCCTACGGACTCGATCTGTCACTCGCGCAGCAGTTCACGATTGTGTGGGTCGCGCTGGTGACCTCGATCGGTGTCGCGGGTATTCCGGCCGCAAGCCTGGTTGCGATCACCATCATCCTTGGCATCATCGGCCTGCCGCTGGAAGCCATCGGGTTGATTCTGGCGGTCGATCGCGTGCTCGATATGTGTCGCACCAGTGTCAACGTGTTCAGCGACAGCTGCGGTTCGGTTGTGATCGCGCGCCTGGAGGGGGAGCGGCCGTTGGCGTCGGAACCTTCTTCGGGCCGCGTCTGA